The proteins below come from a single Stomoxys calcitrans chromosome 1, idStoCalc2.1, whole genome shotgun sequence genomic window:
- the LOC131996141 gene encoding uncharacterized protein LOC131996141 yields MPGSIPHDMDCDVAEEETSQHHSLDENTNNTGAPTNLQILEVRERLKKHKKSDDNHLKILFTQDDFASTSTAASQGTQSSNALLREKGIHSYSFSPKELKQPSFILRGLAANTEMEDIKVEIDEVVPNTIAKVMNYKNQRNTVTSLFLVSLLPGKKLSDISNVRTIQYQIVSWEKPKKKFRNSMQKVPTGGHISKNSNSS; encoded by the exons atgCCTGGCTCTATACCCCACGACATGGACTGCGATGTGGCTGAGGAGGAGACTTCGCAGCATCATTCGTTAGATGAAAATACCAACAACACAGGCGCACCAACAAACTTGCAAATTCTCGAGGTCAGGGAAAGACTGAAGAAGCACAAAAAGAGTGATGACAACCATTTGAAAATTCTTTTCACACAAGATGACTTTGCCTCAACTTCAACAGCAGCGTCCCAAGGAACCCAATCCAGCAATG CACTTCTGCGAGAAAAAGGCATCCACTCCTACTCGTTTTCACCCAAGGAATTAAAACAACCATCTTTCATTCTGAGAGGTCTGGCTGCTAACACTGAAATGGAAGATATAAAGGTGGAGATAGATGAAGTTGTCCCGAATACAATTGCAAAAGTTATGAACTATAAAAATCAAAGGAATACAGTTACAAGTCTGTTTTTAGTTTCACTATTGCCGGGGAAAAAGCTTTCTGATATCTCAAATGTAAGAACTATACAATACCAAATTGTTTCTtgggaaaaaccaaaaaaaaaattccgaaaTTCAATGCAGAAGGTGCCAACGGGGGGACACATCTCAAAGAATAGCAATTCATCTTAA